One Gossypium raimondii isolate GPD5lz chromosome 3, ASM2569854v1, whole genome shotgun sequence genomic window carries:
- the LOC105793823 gene encoding uncharacterized protein LOC105793823 isoform X1, which yields MEGLSVADANLVMYLHPSKSRNVSQSILRELGSLLFKFNETFDGVLLAYDVNILDKQAKILSGVHPYFGLRLKANLLLFSPKPDMLLEGKVVKLSQESIHVIVLGFSSAIITAENIRGEFKYRTKDTEELFASKSHKRHVIKVGTMIRFLVKSFDEEILHIIGSLISAHTGSIRWLDRHLEEDSKFDRSSMKSRDREWLGDKTVDEGATPMSYDNHIKMSKKRRITE from the exons ATGGAAGGATTAAGCGTAGCAGATGCtaatttggtgatgtatttaCACCCATCAAAGAGTAGGAACGTGTCTCAGTCGATTCTCCGTGAGCTTGGCTCTTTGCTATTCAA GTTCAATGAAACATTTGATGGTGTTTTATTGGCCTATGATGTCAATATTCTGGATAAACAGGCGAAGATTCTTTCTGGTGTTCATCCTTATTTTGGTCTTAGACTAAAAGCAAATCTCCTACTTTTTTCACCAAAGCCAGATATGCTCTTAG AGGGGAAGGTAGTGAAGCTTTCTCAAGAATCTATTCATGTCATTGTTCTCGGTTTCTCGTCTGCCATCATAACAGCTGAAAACATTCGTGGAGAATTTAAATATAGAACC AAAGACACAGAGGAACTATTTGCCAGCAAATCTCACAAGCGACATGTCATAAAGGTTGGAACCATGATCCGATTTTTAGTCAAGAG TTTCGATGAGGAAATACTTCATATCATTGGATCTCTGATATCAGCTCACACAGGAAGCATTCGTTGGTTGGATAGGCATTTGGAGGAAGATTCAAAATTTGATAG GAGTTCTATGAAGAGTAGAGATAGAGAATGGCTTGGGGATAAAACTGTTGATGAGGGAGCAACTCCCATGAGCTAcgataatcatattaaaatgtCCAAAAAGCGTAGGATCACAGAATGA
- the LOC105793823 gene encoding uncharacterized protein LOC105793823 isoform X2, translating to MEGLSVADANLVMYLHPSKSRNVSQSILRELGSLLFKFNETFDGVLLAYDVNILDKQAKILSGVHPYFGLRLKANLLLFSPKPDMLLEGKVVKLSQESIHVIVLGFSSAIITAENIRGEFKYRTKDTEELFASKSHKRHVIKVGTMIRFLVKR from the exons ATGGAAGGATTAAGCGTAGCAGATGCtaatttggtgatgtatttaCACCCATCAAAGAGTAGGAACGTGTCTCAGTCGATTCTCCGTGAGCTTGGCTCTTTGCTATTCAA GTTCAATGAAACATTTGATGGTGTTTTATTGGCCTATGATGTCAATATTCTGGATAAACAGGCGAAGATTCTTTCTGGTGTTCATCCTTATTTTGGTCTTAGACTAAAAGCAAATCTCCTACTTTTTTCACCAAAGCCAGATATGCTCTTAG AGGGGAAGGTAGTGAAGCTTTCTCAAGAATCTATTCATGTCATTGTTCTCGGTTTCTCGTCTGCCATCATAACAGCTGAAAACATTCGTGGAGAATTTAAATATAGAACC AAAGACACAGAGGAACTATTTGCCAGCAAATCTCACAAGCGACATGTCATAAAGGTTGGAACCATGATCCGATTTTTAGTCAAGAGGTGA